The genomic stretch TGTTTGTACACTGCACTTAAGTTGAATGAAAAAGGCTATGTGTATCCTTACCAAACCTACTAGGAGCAGCTCAGCAGCAGGACCAAATGCACGTGTTGGTGTTGTTGCAGCATGAGCAGACGGGGGAACACTTGATGCTGATGGAACATGGTGAATCCTTACCATCTTCTTGTTTCTTCCAGAACACCCACGCCAAACCGTTCCCATGGCACCCGCTGATCCAAATACTGCAGCCACCATCTTGCCCAACGAGTGACGACGAGGCGTAGGCGCCGGCCCCAGCCCCAGCCCCAGTGGGCCGCCGGCGCAGAGGCTGGATGCAGCGATCCTATACACACCATCTGTGGCGAGTATAATGCCCTCCTTGTTTTGGTCCTCAGCAAAGGAGACGACGATGGGGCTGTCTTGGCAAGGCATCGGGGTGGTCCTGGAGCAAGCCACGACCATTTGGGTGAGGGTGTAGCGACCGCTGCTTGGCTGCGACTCCATAGTGACCGACCAAAGTGCAGAGTTGTATGCATAGATGTACCTATATATTATGTATAATATATGCATTAGATCCACAGAAAAGGTCGTCATCACTAAAGATGCAATCTTAGGTGAAAATTACAGAATACCTCCCGCTTAGAGAGGCGTCAGCTGAACCGTGGTACTGGAGACCCCAGACAATCGACCCTGGCGCCATTGGATGTTTGAGGTCGAGGACGACGACTGAGGTGGCTGAGGATGGGTTGTTGTCGAAGATCAAGTATACCAGCTCTCCTTGTGTCTGCAGATCAATAGTcgttttatttattatgtatgtaCATACAATGTACATATGTGTACATACCTCATCGATGTTGGCGCAGAACAGACTTCCAGAATAATCCAAGGCACACCCCCTTGGGATGTTGAGACCAGAGAAGAAGACCTCAGCATCAGTTCCTGAAATTCATAGAGATTATGGGTGTCTTTTCACTTATTCATCACAAGCTAATCATTAATATTTGCATGAGGAACATATTGGTTCTATCAAAATTTACCGATTAATTGATTTGAAGGATAAGCATTATACTTTCTTGAATCGACAACAAAATGTAACTGATGATATATACAAGCTCAGATAGCATCAGTTGGTTCCTCAAAACAAACACACCTATATTCATCAGGATTGGGGGAACTAGTTCAGAAATCATTTAGTGTACTACTACTAGTTGTAATTATGGCCttactatatatattatatatatatagtcctaTATACacagtaagagcatctccaagagtttgtcaAAATTAACTTGGCAAATCTTATGATTTGGCAACTCCCTAAAATATATGGCAAATGAAATAATATAggctctccaatagtttgctatttggactttgtaaaattaaaaaaataggcCCCCAAGATGATCGGATCCAACTGTTTTCAACCTTGACTATTTGCCTGCAGCGACACAATACTACTACTTCGATGTCTTCAAAATAAATACGTATATATGTTGATCCAGAACTATGTATATGAATAACTCTAGAGATCGACTACCAAGATCGAGTACAAACAGACCTGAGGACGAACCTGATCACCAAGCAGCGGTCGTCGGAATCCATGAGGGTGACGCGAGTGCGTCGGATCTGCTGATTGCCTGGGCACCGGTGGGTCTTCTGTGCGTCCGCGCGTCAAGGAGCAGGAGCTGCCACGTGATTTGTCGAGATGAATAGATGCCGCGTGAAGTAGACGAAGAGATGGATACGCGAGGAATCTGTCGAGACCTAGAACAGTCCACCAGGGGTCCGAGGAACTTTCATAGCCTGCGCGGGAAAGGCTCACAGCGGCGCGCGACACGCGATGCGCAGGCGATACGCGCGCGCAAATATGCGCGTGCGGAGGCCATCGATGCCAACTTCCTAAAAATGCCAACCTCATTTGCCAATCCATTGGAGACTAGAATTTCTTGTTTTGCCAAATTATCAAGGATGCCAACCTTATttggcaaactattggagatgctctgtATATGGGAAGAAGTGAAGTTGCGGTGTTTACCAGGCATGTCGTGGTCCACGTGGAGCCGAAGGATTTTCCCTAGCAATGAGCTCTTGTTAGATGAGATGAAATCTGTTGAAACGCCATGCCCAGTGACGAGGTAAAGGGATGGATCATTGGGCCGGAAGAAAATTTGGCCTCCATGGTCAAGCAGTGAAAACCCAGCCTGGGCCGCAGGTACGTCCATGGAGAACACCGTGGTAGCCTGATTGAGATGGAAATGAAAGCAGGCAGGCAGGATGAGCAAACATTAAAGAAAATTCTAATGAGTGTACTGCTAGTAGTACTGTAGTAGTTGACAATGAGTGGAAATATAATCATGACCTTGATTTGCATCTGATTCATCAGAACATATTCATTGCCATTAGATATTCAGATCAGGAACTCAATCACAATGCAAAGGCGGAAAAAGATTTGCCGGAAAATTAAGCTACGCACCTTGAAACCACCTTCTCTTGGGGAGAGCTCCTTTACTACGAGGATGGTGCACCAGCCTGTTGACGCCTCCACAGCTGTGTGGCCACAGTCGTCGTTGGACTTGGTGGTGTAAGACACAAAGAGCCGGACATCCATGCGTGGGTGAAAAACCACACTAACCAGGCCACATAGGCCACGCGCCTCATCATAGCGTGCAAGGCTGGAGAGGTCAATGAACGGGCTGTCACCCACCCGCATGGGCATGGCAGCCCCCATCTCCTCTGCTGCCGGCATGGACGCCAACCACACCTTGCCCTGCTGGTTCCAAACGAGAGCACGTCCAGACCCATCCGGGGCCACGATCAAGCCGCTGTAGCTCACCGCTGCAACCTTCTCAAAACATATGCTGTCGCTAGGTGACGCAGGGGCAGAGCTATGAGACAGGTGCTCGGTGGAGCTCGACAGCAAAGCCGGAGCCAAGGCGGCGCACGGAGCAGGAAGTGTGGTGTCAGTGGCATCCTAGCTGCATGAATGTAAATTTCCCGTAAGTTTCTACCATTCATGATTCATGATTCCAAAATCGTGCACGCATGGGCTGATGATGAGCTACCTAGTATCTCTAAGTAGCCTATATCTTAATCCTAAGAAGACATGCATAACAATTCGTACCTTTTTACTTAACCATTAATTAGGCCTCTTGATCGTACAGTGGAGTTCGAACACCAAACTAATCTATAAAGCATGTAGTTTGCTAACAAGAAACAAGAAAAAGTAACATACACAAGGCACTAATTCAGAATAGGAACATAATAATAACAAAAGATGGTTATTTATAGACACAGGCATTTCAAAAGATGTTATATTTTCCCTTAatacttaaaaaaaaagatatggTTAGCCTGTCCACTTGCACGGGTTTGATATATAGAATAAATCAAATATCACACAAGCAAAGAATGAACAAGCAAGCTCCCCTCCAGTTAACCCTAACTCATTTTCCCCTACTTCTTTGTCTCCTGTATTTCCCCAAAACAATCCCCTGCTGTCTTATCAGGCAGCtaactttttttttcatatttcgaTTACTTTTTTATATGTAATCCACTAGTTTTTAGTGGTAAGTTGCCAATGATCAATATAATTGAAGTTTTTCACCACGTCAGTCAAGTTTATTGTAGTGTGGCTTGACTAACTTTTCATCAATATCAGTCAGCTCTTTTTAGCTGCGGATATCAGTCAGCTCTTTTTAACTGCGGATAGAAGCCCTGACGAGCAGTAGAAGTTCTCCTGTTGGCCATAGCATCACTAGACGAACATAACAACAAACTTGGGTTCTAAAACGTTTTTCAGTGAGTAAGCTGCTGCAGCATAAGAACAAATGCATTTCACCAATAGGTTTGCCAAGAAAGAATAAACAAGGCAAACCAAACCACTTcgataaaaaaaggaaaacataCGCACACACAAGTTCAAACTTGAAGGAAAACTATTTAAGACTGTGTGTCATTAACGACACTGAAATATTCACTGTTATTAGAACCAGAAAGTTTCGAATATGATATTCACTGTGATTAGAACCAGAAAGTTTCAAATAAGCTAGCAGTTTCCTAGAAAACAATTTACAATCTTTATTACGAGTGTGACTAGACTAATACAATCCAATAGACGAATGTGAACGAATTTGGTGGGTCAATATAATCAAAGAACCAGCAGGTCTGATATGATATGCAAGAACTACTAAGAAGTAAGTCACCACCTAGGGAACAAGACTAGAGCGATATAACATCCAAATTAAGGAAGTTAACCTCTTTACTTGTAGAAGCTCCTAACCACAGCCACATGGCAGTTATAGGAACATCTCGAAATCACATATGTATCTGTAACCAAATACTAACAAGTTTTTGAGTCTAACTCAGACCAAATTTGGGAAATCAGTTAATAGCACAGATGCCTCTTCACCTCTATTAGACAAACGCTAGAACGATAACATGGAAATTAATGAAGCCGGACCTCATCTTAGTGAAGCTCCTAATCACTCAAGCCAAATGGCAATTGTATTGTAGGAACACCTGGGAATCACAGATCTAAAAATAACCAGATCAAGAGGAGCCCTTTGAAGTTTGAACGTAGGTGCACACCAAATTAATTTGGGGAATCATCGATGCCTCACTCACCCGCGGAAGGCGTCGATCTGCCGTCCCAATCCCATTCGCCGCCGACCTCCGTACAAGAGGTGGCCGTTGACGGCGGCCGCGGCCCACCTGCCGCCGCCGGGAGGGAGCCCGTGGCCGCCGTCAACGACCACCTCTTGTACGGAGGTCGTAGGTCCAGTGCGGGAGGCAGCTACGCGCTGAGTCTGGGAGCTGATCGGAACTTGCATTGCAGTCCTCTCCACTGGCAAACGAACTCTTGTGCCTCGCCCGGCTCCCCGGCCGTCACAAAACCCAAATTAGGTACAGAGTAGTATCGAACAGGTTGGGTGTCATTTGAAGCTATTTCAACTCAGAGTTCAGGCACGGGACCACCCTGCCTTTGCCCTTTGCCTGCCCTCCGGCGTCGttagccaccaccaccaccggtaAAACTTATGCACATGCACTGGCGGAGCCACCGCCCGGCCACGCCGGGCTCCCCGCCAAAATGTAAAAGAAAtcttctttatatttatatagaATTCTGTAATTTTATAGTTAAGTATTTTTGCTTAATGAGAATTATCCGGACTCCTCAAATCTTCAGGCTTCGCCACTGTGCACATGATGCTGTCTGCAGATTGCACAACAGCAGAACTGCACGCATCGAATGGAATTCTAGTTTTCTGGTGTTTGTCGCATGGTGAGAGTGATACTGATACGCCTACCTGACCGCTGGCCATGGCGATCTCCGACTCCGAATGGAGGCCCAAGGAGACGTGGATGCCGATTGCCCAACATTGTACCCTGGTGCCTTCCCCGGCGTACAAGTTTCAGGCTCTGCAGCACACATGCATGTAACAACAAGAACGGACGCGACAGCATGCATGATCAACACGTATTCTTTATACAAGGCAGGGAAAAAGGAATTTTATTTCGGTCTCTCCATATGAACAATAAGATCCGTACATACAAAGTTTTTGAGGAAGACCACCACAGGAGAACAAAGTAGGCTGCATCTAGCTATCTTTCCTTATTTTCTGAGAGATCAAATGCACGTTGCACACGTCACATGATTCAGCTTACAGTTTCAGCCCAGAATGAATGGCAACTACACCACCTACGAGGTTCTCATATTCCACCCTCTGGAATCCGGCTTCCTGAATCATCTGAGCAAACTTTTCCTGCAAAGGTACAAGTCATTAAGTCACTCACCCGTCTTATAGCATAACATCTATCCCAGCAAAAACACTATGCCTGTTTTGCAAGGTACTAATTAATCTTGCATAAACACGAAGATGGTTGAAGTAGAAAATGCCAAAAAGAATGTAATCATATGTTCATGTTTGTTGGTAAAAAGCAAAAGTGCTAATAATTCACAGCACCATTACCTGATTTGGAAATCGACGGATGCTCTCAACCAAGTACTGATACGACTGCCGATCACCAGCAACCAGCTCTCCAATAGTCGGAATCACAGAAAATGAGTAAACATCATAGCTGAAAAAAAGGCCAGCAAATTTGAAAGAGAACAGAAAAAGATATTGTAGGACATAACACTTGTTCTACTTTGTTCCACTACcg from Sorghum bicolor cultivar BTx623 chromosome 3, Sorghum_bicolor_NCBIv3, whole genome shotgun sequence encodes the following:
- the LOC8081355 gene encoding HIPL2 protein isoform X1 — encoded protein: MPAAEEMGAAMPMRVGDSPFIDLSSLARYDEARGLCGLVSVVFHPRMDVRLFVSYTTKSNDDCGHTAVEASTGWCTILVVKELSPREGGFKATTVFSMDVPAAQAGFSLLDHGGQIFFRPNDPSLYLVTGHGVSTDFISSNKSSLLGKILRLHVDHDMPGTDAEVFFSGLNIPRGCALDYSGSLFCANIDEVCTHMYIVCTYIINKTTIDLQTQGELVYLIFDNNPSSATSVVVLDLKHPMAPGSIVWGLQYHGSADASLSGRYIYAYNSALWSVTMESQPSSGRYTLTQMVVACSRTTPMPCQDSPIVVSFAEDQNKEGIILATDGVYRIAASSLCAGGPLGLGLGPAPTPRRHSLGKMVAAVFGSAGAMGTVWRGCSGRNKKMVRIHHVPSASSVPPSAHAATTPTRAFGPAAELLLVGLVRIHIAFFIQLKCSVQTGAGKAPKLHCELLSDLVI
- the LOC8081355 gene encoding HIPL2 protein isoform X2, with protein sequence MPAAEEMGAAMPMRVGDSPFIDLSSLARYDEARGLCGLVSVVFHPRMDVRLFVSYTTKSNDDCGHTAVEASTGWCTILVVKELSPREGGFKATTVFSMDVPAAQAGFSLLDHGGQIFFRPNDPSLYLVTGHGVSTDFISSNKSSLLGKILRLHVDHDMPGTDAEVFFSGLNIPRGCALDYSGSLFCANIDETQGELVYLIFDNNPSSATSVVVLDLKHPMAPGSIVWGLQYHGSADASLSGRYIYAYNSALWSVTMESQPSSGRYTLTQMVVACSRTTPMPCQDSPIVVSFAEDQNKEGIILATDGVYRIAASSLCAGGPLGLGLGPAPTPRRHSLGKMVAAVFGSAGAMGTVWRGCSGRNKKMVRIHHVPSASSVPPSAHAATTPTRAFGPAAELLLVGLVRIHIAFFIQLKCSVQTGAGKAPKLHCELLSDLVI